Below is a genomic region from Marinobacter alexandrii.
AAGAATATATTCATCTTGTTTCTTGTAGATATGCCCGATATTATTCAAGATGATACTTTGTCGGGATGAATCTTTCAGTTTTGCAAATAGAGCTGCTGCCGCTTTGTAATTGCTCAATGCTCTATCATAATCATCAATGAAATTATAAATCATGCCTATATTATTGAGACATGCAGCGATTTTAGAAGTGTTTTGAAGAGAATCGTAAGTTTTTTTTACCTCCAGGTACAAGTTGAGTGCCAGGTAATAATTGCCAAGCGCTGCATAACCATTGGCCTGACGCATTTTAGCCTCAGTAGCACCGAAAGTATAGTTTATACGTTTGGCGAGTTGTTCACTTTTTTGTCCTATTAGGATGGTAGAGTCTGGATTGATGTTTATCAATACATAAGCTGCTTGATTCATCACTTCAACCAGGACGATTGTATCTTCTTCATGTTGCGCCAATTGATATAGACTATCTAGTTCGCGTTGAGCGTGCAATGCGAACGTGATGAGTCCTAGTGATAAAATGGTAAATGCTTTCAGTTTCAATAAATCAGCTTTAGGTCGATGATAACATTTCAAATTAACTAGAAAATGAAAAGCTTACAACGTACTTTCGACGATTCGTCTAAAAATAAAAACGAATCAAAATTATCAGATGATAAAAATTTATAGGTGTCTAATGTTGAGTTTAAATAATGTTGTTTATTATAGTAAATAGCGAATAGTAGTAGTTGAAAAATTATTGCAACAACATCTTAATTAGTAATTCTGAGCTAATGAAGGTATTTATTGATTCAATTTGATATGTTTCATCTTCCTTAATTATGACCCCATTTTTCACACTATTTCTTTTGCATTCAATGTGAAAAATTGTGATTCTTATCATGTGCAAACTTAGTAGCCTCTACTAGTTAAGCTTGATCACTTTTGTTAAAAAAATCGAATGATCTAACTATTAGACAACCTATCCCTCGCCTTTGACATTCTTGGAGAAATGATCTAACATGATTAATGAAAAAATAGCTTTCTACCTCATATGCTCCCTCACCTTTCTTACAACTATCTGTGCTCAAGACAATACGTTTATTGTAGTTGGTAAAGTCTATTCAAATGTGACTAAGGAGCCACTTCCTTTTAGTACACTCGGACTCCTAAATAACACCAAAGGAACAATATGTAATTCAGTAGGAGCTTACAGACTTATTTTAAATAGAAAGTATAAAGGAGAGGCACTTCATGTCTCATATGTTGGATTCAAGTCTAAGTCAGTAGTGCTTTCTGGGGATAATCAAAAACTCGATATTTATTTGGAAGAAGACAACCAACAATTGAAAGAGGTGACGGTTACAAGCTTGACAGCAGAGGGAGTCTTTAGCCGTGCATTGGATAGTATTCCTAAAAACTATTACGATTCGCCTCATATAAGTAAGGGGTTTTATCGAATTACTTCAAAAAAAGATGATCAGTATGTCCATCTCTCTGAGGCCGTTTTTGATTTGTATCGATCTAAGAAACCAAATAAAAACCAATTTAAGCTAGTTAGGATGAGGGCACTCACGGATGAACGAGCAGCTCATTCGATGGATTTAGGATTAAAACCAAAGAGTATTTTTAATCAAGATGTTGTGAATACATCACTCATTGAAACAATGTTTAAAAAGAAGACAGTCAAGACTCATACGTTCATTCTGGAGGGGATTTACCCCCATGAGGGGAGAGAGGTTTACATCATTTCATTTGATTTGAATGATGGAGTAGACAAGCTTGGTTTTAAAGGGAAGGTTTTTATCGATACAGAAGACTTTGGATTTGTATATGTAGAATATGGTTTGAGCCCGAAAGGTATTCACCATTTTAAGTTCAATGTAGCTTATCGTGCCTTAATGGAGCTGTTTGACATTCATATTGAGGTTTTGAGTCAAACACAAAAGGTTACTTACAAGAAATCTGGAAAAAAATATTATCTAAGTAATGTGATTGAGGATGGGAGTATCTCTATGAGAAGTACGCGTGAGCACTTTAACTTCAGTCTTGATGTTCACGTGGACTATTTGGTGACTTCCCTTCAGCTGAATGATGCAGTGCCATTTGAAAAAGAAGAAATGCTTGGCAAAGAAAAGCTAATCGAATTTCAGCATTCCGAATATGATTCAGTGTTTTGGAATGATCATACAATCATACTCCCAGATACAGACTTCAATGAAATCGCGAAAAAAATTGAATCCAATAATACAGCCGATGATATCAAAAAAGATATCAAAGGACGACTAAGAAAGTATCCTAAAGAAATCAATGCTAGGGTAGATTCAATTCTTACCTTTTACAATAGAAAGG
It encodes:
- a CDS encoding serine hydrolase is translated as MINEKIAFYLICSLTFLTTICAQDNTFIVVGKVYSNVTKEPLPFSTLGLLNNTKGTICNSVGAYRLILNRKYKGEALHVSYVGFKSKSVVLSGDNQKLDIYLEEDNQQLKEVTVTSLTAEGVFSRALDSIPKNYYDSPHISKGFYRITSKKDDQYVHLSEAVFDLYRSKKPNKNQFKLVRMRALTDERAAHSMDLGLKPKSIFNQDVVNTSLIETMFKKKTVKTHTFILEGIYPHEGREVYIISFDLNDGVDKLGFKGKVFIDTEDFGFVYVEYGLSPKGIHHFKFNVAYRALMELFDIHIEVLSQTQKVTYKKSGKKYYLSNVIEDGSISMRSTREHFNFSLDVHVDYLVTSLQLNDAVPFEKEEMLGKEKLIEFQHSEYDSVFWNDHTIILPDTDFNEIAKKIESNNTADDIKKDIKGRLRKYPKEINARVDSILTFYNRKGLFNGNALIARDNEIVFTGQYNNELTNNQRETQFRIGSTSKTFTSMLIMQLEAEGKLSFTDTIGKFIPDYRHGHVTIEQLLSHQSGIPNYLAKNEYMVQLFDRPYESRELVSKFCSDSLEFDPGSKFQYSNSGFLLLAYIVEQVSGVDYKTFLKEQIFDPVEMNSSSHGSPKDASMLAAGYFYGKPETSYYSENVIGSGGIVSTVDDLFLWSKSLETELLIDSEKLQEAYVPRAEYLDWEGDYGYGWMLDNYMFKASKKHEIHYHPGTDLGFFSMFLKQPDEGITVILLSNTGHFPRFEITDLILNELN